One genomic window of Prosthecobacter algae includes the following:
- a CDS encoding sugar phosphate isomerase/epimerase, which translates to MNRRAFLHQSAFITAALTASKLKASDSRPLIGMDHFSVRATGWKAGQYIDHAASLKLDTCFISELHIFENFEETYLKTLKEQADKAGLKLYVGTGSVCPTSNTWKDTYGTPEEHLALTIRVAKALGSPVARCYLGNNKDRATDGGIQKHIEETLKVIQANKSRAEAEGIKIAIENHAGDMQSHELKALIEAAGKGYVGANIDPGNAVWAMEEPMAHLEALGALTVCSSVRDSMVWDTEEGAVVQWTAVGEGLVDFKAYAKRFAELAPGVPLQVETISGFARPMNYKNEEFWKPYPEYRDTAAFKAWVEMSKKGKAIPSFKAPDGPGKKDAEINYQKAELQRSTAWLQTNL; encoded by the coding sequence ATGAACCGCCGCGCCTTTCTTCACCAGTCCGCCTTCATCACTGCTGCCCTCACCGCCTCCAAGCTGAAGGCTTCGGACTCGCGCCCTTTGATCGGGATGGATCACTTTTCCGTGCGCGCTACGGGTTGGAAGGCGGGCCAGTACATTGACCACGCCGCGAGCCTGAAGCTGGATACCTGCTTCATTTCGGAACTGCACATCTTTGAAAACTTCGAAGAGACCTACCTCAAGACCCTGAAAGAGCAGGCCGACAAAGCCGGGCTCAAGCTATATGTGGGCACCGGTTCCGTCTGCCCCACCTCGAATACTTGGAAGGACACCTATGGCACACCGGAGGAACATTTGGCGCTGACCATCCGTGTGGCTAAGGCCCTGGGCTCGCCCGTGGCCCGCTGTTACCTGGGCAATAACAAGGACCGTGCGACGGATGGCGGCATTCAGAAGCACATTGAAGAAACCCTCAAGGTCATCCAGGCGAACAAGTCCCGCGCGGAAGCTGAGGGTATCAAAATCGCCATCGAAAACCACGCTGGCGACATGCAATCCCACGAACTGAAGGCTCTCATTGAGGCAGCAGGCAAGGGCTATGTCGGGGCTAACATTGACCCCGGCAATGCCGTCTGGGCGATGGAAGAGCCGATGGCTCATCTCGAAGCTCTGGGGGCTCTCACAGTCTGCTCCAGCGTGCGCGACAGCATGGTGTGGGACACCGAAGAAGGGGCTGTGGTACAATGGACCGCCGTGGGTGAAGGCTTGGTGGATTTCAAAGCCTACGCCAAACGCTTTGCCGAGCTGGCCCCGGGCGTCCCTCTCCAAGTGGAGACCATCTCTGGCTTTGCCCGCCCGATGAACTACAAAAATGAGGAGTTCTGGAAGCCCTACCCAGAGTACCGCGATACCGCTGCCTTCAAAGCCTGGGTGGAAATGTCGAAAAAGGGCAAGGCCATTCCCAGCTTCAAGGCCCCGGATGGCCCAGGTAAAAAGGACGCCGAGATCAATTACCAAAAGGCTGAACTTCAGCGTAGCACGGCTTGGCTACAGACCAATCTGTGA